TTCCTTAGGGGTGTGGGCCAGGCTTGGCGCGTCGCAAGCCAAGAACAGCGGAACAGCCTGGGTAGGCAACTTTTCGAGGAGATCTGGATCAAAGACAGGCAGGTCATGGCTGTCAAGCCAAGGCAAGAGCTGGAGCCATTCTTCCGAATGTCGTACGAGGAATGGAGAACGAAGTTTGAATCGGCGGCCTCGAATCCATCCCAATCCTCACTTCGCCAGATGACGCAAAGCCAGCCTTGTCTTCTCCTCGAGGCTAAGGTCAGAAGATGGCGGAACCAGAGCCGCGGCTCTGGCAGCCTCAGAGGCAGAGTAGCCAAGACTGGTCAACACCGCTGCTAGCTCGGTAGTACCTTCAGCAAGCTGCGGGCTTACCCCAACCCATTCCTTCTCCAGCTTGCTCTTCAACTCCACCACCAGGCGACTGGCCATCTTCTTGCCCACGCCGGGTAGCTCTGTAAGAAGGGTAACATCGCTACTGGCAATGGCCGAGGCCAACCGCTCACACTCCATCCCGGAAAGCATGGCCAAAGCTGACTTTGGCCCTACTCCGTTAACCGTGATGAGTAACTTGAAAAGGTCGAGCTCTTGCTGATGCGCAAAGCCGTAAAGGGCTATGCTGTCTTCTTTCCAGTGAAGGTGTGTATGAAGCCGAACCTTCTCCCCTATAGCACCAAGCTCACTTAGAGTGAAACCTGACACCTGGATTCGGAAGCTTACCCCGCCCACCTTTACAACAGCCCAGCCAGCACCGCGTAGCTCTAACGTTCCTTCAACAGCAGCAATCACTTCTTACCTTCCGCTTGTAGCCAGAAGCTTAGCCACGCGTCTCTCCTGCAAGTGGCAAAGAGCTACCGCCAGAGCATCAGCAGCATCGCTAGGTTGAGGCGTCACGGTGAGATTCAGATGGATGCCGACCATCTGCTGAACTTGTTCCTTGTCACTACCCCCATAGTCAGCCACCGTCTGCTTCACCTTAGCTGGCGGATAGCCGTACACGGGAATACTATTTGCGGCTGCAACCAGCATAGCCACCGCTTGCGCTCGACCTATAGCCAGGGCGGAGCGAGCATTATGAGCCACAAAGGGCTCTTCAACAGCCATCTCGTCAGGATGATAACGGCCGACAACCTGCGTTAGTTCTAAATAGAAACCATACAGCCGCTCCGCCAAAGACCGACGACGCGAAGCAACCAGAACACCGTAATCCAGCGTTATCAGCTCTTCCTCATGTTCCTCAATCAAGCCATAACCCATCCTCAGAGTGCCTGGATCGATGCCCAAGATCCGCATGGCTTTCAGACAGTGGCCTTTAGTTTTTCCAAGACTTCTTCAGAAAAGTCGACGTTGGAGAACACCCGCCGCACTTCGTCTAGCTCCTCCAGCCTGTCCAGCAGTTTGAGAGCTCGTATGGCATTCTCCTCATCCAAATCGACAGTAGTCTTTGGGATCATCGATAGCTCAGCAGAAGCTATTGGTACCTCTTTTCCCTCCAAAGCGTGCCGCACTATCTCAAGGCTATCCGAGGTGGTGTACACTTCCAGAAAGCTTTTCTCAATTTTCACGTCCTCAGCACCAGCGTCAATGGCCCAAAGAGCTACCTCTTCAGCATTAAGTTGCTTGGTGTCAATGGTTATGACTCCTTTGGGCTCGAACATCCACGACACTGCGCCAGCCGCAGCCATGCTTCCCCCACTCCGGCTTAGTATACTGCGTATCTCCTGAAGGGTACGATTGCGGTTGTCTGAGAGAACTTGAACCAGGATGGCTATTCCACCAGGGCCATAACCCTCGAAACTTGCCTCGGCCAAAGCTGCACTGCCCCCTTCACCACTTGCTTTCTTGATGGCTCTCTCGATATTCTCTGAGGGCATATTGTTGTCGCGGCATTTCTGTATTATCAGCCGCAGGCGGAAGTTGTGCTCAGTGTTGCTCCCGCCCTCGCGAACCGCCACCATGATTTCCTTGGCCAACTTGGTAAATATCTGACCTCGTTTGGCATCGGCTACTCCTTTTGCCCGCTTGATGGTTGACCACTTTGAGTGCCCTGACATAACTTCACCCTCCCTCAGAAGAAAATCATATCATTTCGTCGCCATTCTTTCGAGCCCTGGTGCTGGCAGTGTCCGCCGGGTCTCACCTTTGTCAGCAATGACACCACTCAGTCGAAACCTACAGCAGACCCTCGCCACCGCTCCAACCGATAGCTACAATCCCACCATTAAGTATAACGTATAACCACCAGCATAACCTTGTCAATACCGAGTATGTCTAACAGGCCATCGTGTCTTTGTTGACTTCCCTTGAGTTTGGCTGTATTCTTTAGCGAAAACAAATGAACGCCACTGCCGGAGAGGGGAAAGAGAAGCCACGCCAGGACATTCCTTCGGACGATCCAACGCTAAGCATAGCTGCCGATACTTCTACTGAGGGCAGCCTGGCACCCCCGAAAAGAGCTGCAAAATACCTCATCGTCTTATCAGTGCTCTGCGTCCTTGGAATGGCAGCACTGGCCGTAGTTTTCAGGGAGCAGCTAAAGAACTTCGACGAATACGGTTACCTTGGGGCGTTCCTTATCAGTATCATGTCCGGAGGGACTTTCATTGTCTATGTGCCTGGGGCACCGATCATCTTTGCTTTGGGCGGCATATTGCCATCCCCTCTTCTTGTTGGCCTGGCCGCCGGGGCGGGTGAGGGACTCGGTGCTTTGGTATTTTACCTTGCTGGGCGTAGTGGTCACTCCCTGCTCTCGGAGAAGCAAAGAAACAACAGAATCTACTCTCGAGTAAGGGGCTGGATGGCAAGAAGGGGCTTCTTGACACTGTTCCTTGCTTCGGCCATATTTAATCCAGTCTTTGCCTTGTTTGGTGCTGCTGCCGGGGCTCTCAAGTACCCGCCGTGGAAGTTCTGGATGTCCTGTACCGCTGGCAAAGCTGTAAAGGGTATATATGTTGCTTACTTTGGAGCCTTGGGATTGAGATACGTTCTACATTGGTTGCACATATCCCTGGAGACCTGATCAATATAGCAAAGAGGCAATGGACGTAAAGGAGGTCCTGTGGGTATTCCTTATCTCGGCTGCTCCCATAGGAGAACTCCGAGCAGGCATTCCGATCGGTATACATGAGTACCACCTGCCCTGGGCCGTCGTCCTTCCGGTATCGCTTTTAGGTAACCTGGTGATAGTACCTTTCCTGGTCATATTTCTTGAGCGCAGTCTAAGGCTGCTGAGTAAAATCGGGTGGCTGGCTAAAGTGTTCCAGTGGATATTCCAACGTACCAAGAGACAAGGAAGAATAATTGAAAGATACCACAGGGTGGGACTCGCCTTGTTTGTGGCTATCCCTCTACCAGGTACAGGGGCCTGGACCGGTTCGCTGGCTGCTTCACTCTTCGGAATAGGTTCCAAGGATGCCATCATTGCCATCGTATGTGGTGTATTAATGGCGGCCATCATTGTCAGTATCTTGACTCTTCTTGGCTGGGTTGGGGCAGCCGTTGCCGCAAGTTGCTTTATAATACTGAGCGCGCTTGCAATGCGGAAGCCGTAACTGCTACCGATGTCGTGTCAAGTCATTTAAGAAGGTGACCGAAGGGTGGCTTGGAAGCACGCGGTGGAAGACTAAGCCTGCTCAATGTAGCCAACCTTAGCATTGTCCCAATCGGTGAGCCATTCAAATCGCGGCCTTGACACCTTTGTT
This DNA window, taken from Chloroflexota bacterium, encodes the following:
- the ruvA gene encoding Holliday junction branch migration protein RuvA, producing the protein MIAAVEGTLELRGAGWAVVKVGGVSFRIQVSGFTLSELGAIGEKVRLHTHLHWKEDSIALYGFAHQQELDLFKLLITVNGVGPKSALAMLSGMECERLASAIASSDVTLLTELPGVGKKMASRLVVELKSKLEKEWVGVSPQLAEGTTELAAVLTSLGYSASEAARAAALVPPSSDLSLEEKTRLALRHLAK
- the ruvC gene encoding crossover junction endodeoxyribonuclease RuvC, which translates into the protein MRILGIDPGTLRMGYGLIEEHEEELITLDYGVLVASRRRSLAERLYGFYLELTQVVGRYHPDEMAVEEPFVAHNARSALAIGRAQAVAMLVAAANSIPVYGYPPAKVKQTVADYGGSDKEQVQQMVGIHLNLTVTPQPSDAADALAVALCHLQERRVAKLLATSGR
- a CDS encoding YebC/PmpR family DNA-binding transcriptional regulator codes for the protein MSGHSKWSTIKRAKGVADAKRGQIFTKLAKEIMVAVREGGSNTEHNFRLRLIIQKCRDNNMPSENIERAIKKASGEGGSAALAEASFEGYGPGGIAILVQVLSDNRNRTLQEIRSILSRSGGSMAAAGAVSWMFEPKGVITIDTKQLNAEEVALWAIDAGAEDVKIEKSFLEVYTTSDSLEIVRHALEGKEVPIASAELSMIPKTTVDLDEENAIRALKLLDRLEELDEVRRVFSNVDFSEEVLEKLKATV
- a CDS encoding VTT domain-containing protein produces the protein MNATAGEGKEKPRQDIPSDDPTLSIAADTSTEGSLAPPKRAAKYLIVLSVLCVLGMAALAVVFREQLKNFDEYGYLGAFLISIMSGGTFIVYVPGAPIIFALGGILPSPLLVGLAAGAGEGLGALVFYLAGRSGHSLLSEKQRNNRIYSRVRGWMARRGFLTLFLASAIFNPVFALFGAAAGALKYPPWKFWMSCTAGKAVKGIYVAYFGALGLRYVLHWLHISLET
- a CDS encoding small multi-drug export protein; its protein translation is MDVKEVLWVFLISAAPIGELRAGIPIGIHEYHLPWAVVLPVSLLGNLVIVPFLVIFLERSLRLLSKIGWLAKVFQWIFQRTKRQGRIIERYHRVGLALFVAIPLPGTGAWTGSLAASLFGIGSKDAIIAIVCGVLMAAIIVSILTLLGWVGAAVAASCFIILSALAMRKP